The following coding sequences lie in one Peribacillus frigoritolerans genomic window:
- a CDS encoding IclR family transcriptional regulator — MNTKISSTVQRAIKIINYLNETTGPQGIKNISENLNISPPITHRLLTTLKMDGLVFQDVDSKKYSLGTVFIDYANKIITDVPFVSIIDPQLIKLRDETQETVGFYMLTNMVRMCVIEHVSNQEISRRAGVGNRIPLQLGSSGRVILAFLSEGLQAQVLNLLPEEERKMLQQQLEIIVNTRYSINEEEITKNVAALSAPVFGAKGKVIGAISISGPVFRWNKESMEQHIPLLLKTAESISKSFY; from the coding sequence ATGAACACAAAGATTTCGTCTACGGTGCAGCGTGCAATCAAAATCATCAATTATTTGAATGAAACAACCGGTCCACAAGGAATTAAAAATATTAGCGAAAACCTTAATATTTCTCCCCCTATCACTCATCGTCTGCTTACTACTTTGAAAATGGACGGTTTGGTATTCCAGGATGTAGATTCTAAAAAATATTCACTTGGTACGGTGTTTATCGATTATGCAAATAAAATTATAACCGATGTACCTTTTGTCTCGATAATCGATCCACAACTAATTAAATTAAGAGACGAAACACAGGAAACTGTAGGGTTTTATATGTTAACAAACATGGTTAGGATGTGTGTAATTGAACATGTAAGTAATCAGGAAATAAGCAGAAGAGCAGGTGTTGGCAATAGGATTCCGCTACAACTTGGCTCAAGCGGACGGGTAATATTGGCATTTCTTAGCGAAGGGTTACAGGCACAAGTATTAAACCTCCTTCCAGAGGAAGAAAGAAAAATGTTACAACAACAATTAGAAATTATAGTAAATACCCGTTACTCCATTAATGAGGAGGAAATCACGAAAAATGTAGCTGCATTATCAGCACCAGTATTCGGTGCTAAAGGAAAAGTCATTGGAGCTATCTCCATTTCCGGGCCTGTCTTTCGCTGGAATAAGGAATCGATGGAACAACATATCCCTTTATTGTTAAAAACTGCTGAAAGTATTTCAAAATCCTTTTATTAA
- a CDS encoding acyl-CoA dehydrogenase family protein, whose protein sequence is MSVKLMNSHPRKAYPGAMPDTKGLNFFDEDQNLTFILKHYLSTEIYERALPILKELGEIAGTRLDELSRMADKHTPELINYDAKGERVDKVEYHPSYKEMESLGYGKFALVAMSHKPVLGFPTKLPHVLKYGFWYLFVQSEFGLACPMSMTDSAARVLRKFGDQGLKETYLSRMTSTDINTFWTGAQFMTEKQGGSDVGANTVTAKKVDDHWEIWGDKWFCSNVSADVALVLARPEGAPEGTKGLGMFLMPRRLPDGTLNKYKVNRLKDKLGTRDMASGEVTFEGAVAYVVGDLTKGFKQMMSMVNSSRLSNAVRSSAMMRRSFLEALVSARGRVAFGSSLSEKPLMKETLFELLLDCEAAASITFYTASVYDKSEQGNVEAERLLRILTPLLKGYICKRARNSTSEGMESRGGNGYIEDWIDSKLVRDAHVGSIWEGTTNIVALDVVRALVKDEAGKIFFNDLYNRLDAITNSLTKRIGKILLQISKKVESQSNRIMSLNGPERELPAKQLMNRMYHIFTASLLLNEAEVQITAQENYRKLYMTLQYIHRYLLSSGLDELTYFDSSLLQWFDAIVDFNKVSKGAVEGLLENVQQAVKI, encoded by the coding sequence ATGTCCGTGAAATTAATGAATTCTCATCCTAGAAAAGCCTATCCTGGTGCGATGCCAGACACGAAAGGATTAAACTTTTTTGATGAGGATCAAAATTTGACTTTTATACTTAAACATTATCTTTCCACTGAAATTTATGAACGTGCCCTTCCTATCCTAAAGGAGTTGGGGGAAATAGCCGGAACAAGGCTTGATGAATTATCCCGCATGGCGGATAAGCATACTCCCGAGTTAATAAATTACGATGCAAAAGGGGAACGAGTGGACAAAGTTGAATATCATCCGTCCTATAAGGAGATGGAATCATTAGGATATGGAAAGTTCGCTCTGGTCGCTATGTCACATAAACCCGTACTGGGGTTTCCTACTAAACTACCGCACGTGTTAAAGTACGGATTTTGGTATTTGTTCGTCCAATCTGAGTTTGGTTTAGCTTGCCCGATGAGCATGACTGACTCTGCTGCAAGGGTCTTAAGAAAATTTGGTGATCAAGGTTTAAAAGAAACCTATTTGTCTCGTATGACGAGTACTGATATAAATACTTTTTGGACAGGTGCCCAATTTATGACCGAAAAACAAGGCGGGTCTGACGTAGGTGCTAATACGGTAACAGCAAAGAAAGTGGATGATCATTGGGAGATTTGGGGTGATAAATGGTTTTGTTCCAACGTTTCAGCAGATGTAGCATTAGTTTTGGCTCGACCTGAAGGGGCCCCCGAGGGTACTAAAGGTCTTGGAATGTTTTTAATGCCAAGAAGACTGCCAGATGGAACTCTTAATAAATACAAAGTTAATCGCCTAAAAGATAAATTAGGGACCCGCGATATGGCTTCTGGTGAGGTGACATTTGAAGGAGCCGTTGCTTATGTCGTAGGAGATTTAACTAAAGGGTTTAAACAAATGATGTCGATGGTAAATTCTTCACGGTTATCGAACGCCGTACGTTCCAGCGCGATGATGCGAAGAAGCTTTTTAGAAGCACTCGTTTCAGCTCGCGGACGTGTCGCATTTGGCAGCTCCTTGTCTGAAAAGCCCCTTATGAAAGAAACACTTTTTGAACTATTACTAGATTGCGAAGCAGCTGCGTCAATCACATTTTACACAGCTTCCGTTTATGATAAATCCGAACAAGGGAACGTGGAAGCTGAAAGGCTATTACGAATTTTGACGCCATTGTTAAAAGGGTACATTTGTAAACGTGCTAGGAATTCTACCTCTGAAGGAATGGAATCCAGGGGAGGAAATGGATATATCGAGGATTGGATAGATTCAAAACTTGTACGGGATGCTCACGTGGGTTCCATTTGGGAAGGTACCACGAATATCGTTGCCTTAGACGTTGTAAGAGCGTTAGTGAAAGACGAAGCAGGAAAAATCTTTTTTAACGACTTATACAATCGGTTGGATGCTATTACGAATTCTTTAACTAAACGGATTGGGAAAATCCTTCTGCAAATATCCAAAAAAGTCGAATCACAATCAAACAGGATAATGAGTCTGAATGGACCAGAAAGGGAATTGCCTGCAAAACAATTAATGAACCGGATGTATCATATATTCACTGCAAGTCTTTTGCTAAATGAAGCAGAAGTACAAATTACAGCACAAGAAAACTATCGAAAATTATACATGACTTTGCAGTATATCCATCGTTATTTGCTTTCAAGTGGCTTGGATGAACTTACTTATTTTGATTCATCATTATTACAATGGTTTGATGCTATTGTTGACTTTAACAAAGTATCAAAAGGGGCGGTAGAAGGTTTGCTGGAAAACGTGCAACAGGCCGTGAAAATCTAA
- a CDS encoding CaiB/BaiF CoA transferase family protein — protein MTRALSRIKVLDLSRVVAGPVCTSILGDLGADIIKVEGPDFLDETRTWFPPDIEDISLYYMAVNRNKRAITVNLKTKEGIQIIKKLIQESDVIVENFKTGTMERLGLGYGDLKALKPKIIHCSITGFGHTGPYKQLPGYDFLAQAMSGFMSVNGTSNGEPVKAGIAMADLYAGLYATISILAALEARNHTGRGQHCDISLMDSMVASLLNIGTGFLNTGNLPKRYGNQHPTLVPYQNFKTKDKEIIIAVGNDRQFQRFCTLINADELPKDERFATANARIIYREELIPILQEVIFTKTADEWLTIFQENNIPCGPINTLDKVFTDEQVLERQMIQEVEHPTVGIVKLLGSPIKLSDTPVTIERHPPLHGEHTVEVLLELGYDKQEIESFMEDKVI, from the coding sequence ATGACTAGGGCATTAAGCCGGATAAAGGTTCTTGATCTAAGCCGAGTGGTTGCTGGTCCTGTCTGCACAAGTATTTTAGGAGATTTGGGTGCAGATATTATTAAAGTGGAAGGGCCGGATTTCTTGGATGAAACACGAACATGGTTTCCTCCGGACATTGAAGATATTAGTTTGTATTATATGGCAGTTAATCGAAATAAACGTGCCATAACGGTGAATTTAAAGACGAAAGAAGGAATCCAAATCATAAAAAAACTCATCCAGGAATCTGATGTTATCGTAGAAAATTTTAAGACAGGAACGATGGAGCGGTTAGGACTGGGATATGGAGACTTGAAAGCGTTAAAACCTAAAATAATTCACTGCTCCATTACAGGGTTTGGTCATACTGGACCGTATAAACAATTACCTGGATATGACTTTCTTGCTCAGGCAATGAGCGGTTTTATGAGTGTGAATGGCACATCCAATGGTGAACCTGTAAAAGCCGGGATTGCCATGGCCGATTTATATGCAGGTCTATATGCAACCATTAGCATATTAGCTGCTTTGGAGGCAAGGAACCATACCGGTCGTGGTCAGCATTGTGACATCTCTCTTATGGACTCAATGGTTGCTTCTTTGCTAAATATAGGAACAGGTTTCTTAAACACAGGAAATCTGCCTAAGCGGTATGGAAATCAGCATCCAACCCTAGTACCCTATCAGAATTTCAAAACAAAAGATAAGGAGATAATCATAGCAGTAGGCAACGACAGGCAATTCCAGCGTTTTTGTACATTAATAAATGCAGATGAATTACCCAAGGATGAACGTTTTGCGACAGCTAATGCAAGAATCATATATAGGGAAGAATTAATTCCTATATTACAAGAAGTGATATTTACAAAAACAGCAGATGAATGGCTAACAATCTTTCAAGAAAACAATATTCCTTGTGGTCCCATCAATACTTTAGATAAAGTTTTTACAGATGAACAAGTACTTGAAAGGCAAATGATTCAGGAAGTTGAACATCCCACAGTTGGAATTGTTAAACTTTTGGGATCACCTATAAAGCTCTCGGATACACCAGTCACAATCGAGAGGCATCCTCCTTTACATGGGGAACATACCGTAGAAGTATTGTTGGAATTAGGGTACGATAAACAAGAAATTGAATCGTTCATGGAAGATAAGGTTATTTAG
- a CDS encoding acyl-CoA dehydrogenase family protein codes for MYLRLTDEQKMIQQTIRKFVENELIPLENDVLKNERESKPGISPEKLMELQLKAKEFGFWGINTPEEYGGADIGQVMMAIVTIEVAKTFVPFKFGGYADNILYYGNEEQKKKYLIPTINGDKKSCFAITEPNAGSDTRNIKMIAVKEGDEWVLNGEKTFITGGNDADFVMVIAITDQEKHESTGRDGVTCFIVDREMGWKSEYIHTMGEWGPAALVFDNVRVPEENILGEINGGYNLGLEWIGFQRWLVGARAVGMGERLLQMAIEYAKERETFGRPLADRQAIQWQIADSAVEIEAAKWLVLNAAFTLDQGEDNRYLASMAKLYGANIGNRVVDRVMQIHGGMGYTRELPIERWYREARLWRIYDGTDEIQRMIISRSLLKGHAKLGQFV; via the coding sequence ATGTATTTACGCTTAACAGATGAACAAAAAATGATCCAACAAACCATTCGGAAATTCGTGGAGAATGAATTAATCCCTCTTGAAAATGATGTATTAAAAAATGAGAGGGAAAGCAAACCGGGCATTTCTCCAGAAAAATTGATGGAGCTGCAGTTAAAGGCAAAGGAATTTGGATTTTGGGGAATCAATACACCGGAAGAGTATGGCGGAGCCGATATTGGGCAAGTGATGATGGCTATCGTAACAATTGAAGTAGCCAAAACATTTGTGCCGTTTAAGTTTGGTGGCTATGCCGATAACATTCTGTATTACGGGAATGAAGAACAAAAGAAAAAATATTTAATTCCAACCATTAATGGTGATAAGAAATCATGTTTTGCTATAACGGAACCAAATGCCGGTTCGGATACTAGAAACATAAAAATGATAGCTGTCAAAGAGGGAGATGAATGGGTATTAAACGGTGAAAAAACATTTATTACCGGAGGCAATGACGCCGACTTCGTTATGGTCATTGCGATTACCGATCAGGAAAAACACGAATCTACCGGCAGAGATGGTGTCACTTGCTTTATCGTTGATAGGGAAATGGGATGGAAATCAGAGTATATTCATACGATGGGAGAATGGGGTCCGGCCGCTTTAGTATTTGACAATGTACGTGTACCAGAAGAAAACATTTTAGGCGAGATTAACGGCGGCTATAATCTTGGCCTGGAATGGATTGGTTTTCAGAGATGGCTTGTGGGCGCACGCGCTGTCGGAATGGGTGAGCGATTGTTGCAAATGGCGATTGAGTATGCAAAGGAGCGGGAAACATTTGGTCGACCACTCGCGGATAGACAAGCCATTCAGTGGCAAATCGCCGATTCAGCGGTTGAAATAGAAGCGGCGAAATGGCTAGTGTTGAATGCTGCTTTTACCCTTGACCAAGGGGAAGATAACCGCTATTTAGCTTCCATGGCTAAATTGTATGGAGCAAACATCGGGAACAGGGTAGTGGATCGTGTTATGCAAATTCATGGAGGAATGGGTTATACGAGGGAACTGCCGATTGAACGTTGGTACCGCGAAGCCAGACTTTGGAGAATCTATGATGGAACAGATGAAATTCAGCGAATGATCATTTCCAGAAGCCTGCTGAAAGGTCATGCCAAATTGGGGCAATTTGTTTAA
- a CDS encoding MFS transporter — translation MRWIVLLLLFLGMIINFADKSIVGLAAVPIMKEFNLSYADWGLVGSSYYWLYPVTGVVGAAWADRAGAKKVLGFLMIMWTVLQFGVLAITALPLLILYRILLGAFEGPFSPVAYSHVNKWFPPKQKAFATSVVVSGGTVGAMIVAPLLVFLITTMGWKIAFACLGAASLVWFFLFQFTKENPNEVYVEENKKKKEKLEKLNLKDFLVLLASRSALFTTLAYCSTYLLVVWFSVWLPIYLVEAVNMTSAQMGYSVAIIGVASIAIYMGVSVLSDHLFKNNQNWRVSRVFVVAGAMMIGALFMASNTFFQNPIWVVLAMCFAKGLTYAIIPIGPTIMINELPERGGLMTSILTSSGNIAGIIAPLITGYIISLAGGDKIVGYNLSIWFMAVLVFAFAILFAIFVKPTSLKGNIDAQQNELPENVN, via the coding sequence ATGCGCTGGATTGTTCTTCTTCTGTTATTTCTCGGAATGATAATAAATTTTGCCGATAAATCAATCGTTGGACTTGCCGCTGTACCGATCATGAAGGAATTTAATCTCTCCTATGCCGATTGGGGGCTAGTAGGAAGCAGTTATTATTGGCTCTATCCAGTGACTGGAGTTGTTGGAGCAGCATGGGCTGATCGAGCCGGAGCAAAAAAAGTGCTTGGATTTTTAATGATAATGTGGACTGTTTTGCAATTTGGTGTTTTGGCCATTACGGCTTTGCCTCTTTTGATTCTCTATAGAATTTTATTAGGGGCATTTGAGGGGCCGTTTAGTCCAGTTGCTTATAGTCATGTAAATAAGTGGTTTCCGCCGAAACAGAAGGCATTCGCCACTTCCGTCGTGGTGTCCGGAGGCACTGTGGGTGCCATGATTGTGGCGCCGCTCCTTGTCTTCTTAATTACGACTATGGGATGGAAGATAGCTTTCGCCTGCCTTGGTGCAGCAAGTCTTGTATGGTTCTTCCTATTCCAATTCACTAAGGAAAATCCAAATGAAGTATATGTAGAAGAAAATAAGAAAAAGAAAGAAAAACTAGAGAAATTAAACTTGAAAGATTTTCTCGTTCTCCTCGCCTCGCGTTCTGCATTATTTACAACCCTAGCATATTGTTCAACCTATCTTCTTGTCGTTTGGTTTTCGGTTTGGCTACCAATTTATTTGGTAGAGGCGGTGAACATGACATCAGCTCAAATGGGATATAGTGTGGCTATCATTGGTGTAGCATCTATCGCTATTTATATGGGTGTGTCGGTGCTATCCGATCATTTATTCAAAAATAATCAAAATTGGCGTGTTTCACGAGTCTTTGTCGTCGCTGGAGCGATGATGATAGGTGCATTATTTATGGCATCCAACACGTTTTTTCAAAATCCAATTTGGGTAGTCCTGGCAATGTGTTTTGCAAAAGGTCTCACGTATGCAATTATTCCGATTGGACCCACGATAATGATAAATGAGCTCCCTGAACGCGGCGGTTTGATGACGAGCATATTAACATCATCGGGGAATATAGCTGGCATTATAGCGCCACTTATAACGGGATACATCATCAGTTTAGCAGGAGGCGACAAAATTGTAGGCTATAATTTATCTATTTGGTTCATGGCTGTTCTAGTCTTTGCATTTGCAATACTATTTGCCATTTTTGTTAAACCTACCTCTTTGAAAGGGAATATTGATGCCCAGCAAAATGAACTACCTGAAAATGTTAATTAA
- a CDS encoding long-chain-fatty-acid--CoA ligase: MNHLINRPWYKFYRDPKELKVPEISLYSILKETVKLYGERVAIIYEHTNTTYSELKDKVDRLAAAWKELGFQKDERIGLMVANHPDYIISYYAAQALGLIVVQINPMYTPRELLYILSDCQVSYLVADPDALKTVRQVCDSYKFKNIFVSQMRSDDSSSEFLDLDKLKKHSYHLEKQASISTTNDVAVIQYTGGTTGKMKGAMLTHYNLIANLMQGYSLLKEKMLPGQEVILTAVPLYHVYGMNSIMNLGVYIGATLLLFKKFQVEDILEQIKEYRPTFLPGVPKMYNAFVNHPHVERYGLDCFKLCSCGSSPLPVEVIKRFEHLTGAEILEAFGLSEASPLTHRNPLIGMRKVGSIGIPVPGTDSIIVDDNNQELPSKCIGELLIKGPQVMKGYWNNEQETNRSLQNGWLYTGDLAMMDEDGYFYIVGRKKEMIIVGGFNIYPQEVEGVLYEHPDVKEAAVVGIPNLVNGETVKAYVVPKDGCQIDLEELRGQCYLKLTRYKVPKEFEIRESLPRNTVGKLLKRLLVQEEQEKGARENAN, encoded by the coding sequence ATGAATCATTTAATAAATAGGCCGTGGTATAAATTTTATAGAGATCCAAAAGAACTGAAAGTGCCTGAAATTTCTCTGTATTCCATTCTGAAAGAAACGGTCAAACTATATGGAGAGCGGGTTGCAATCATTTATGAACATACAAATACAACTTACAGTGAGTTAAAAGATAAAGTTGACCGCTTAGCTGCTGCGTGGAAAGAATTAGGCTTCCAAAAAGATGAGCGAATTGGATTAATGGTTGCCAATCATCCTGACTATATTATTTCATATTATGCTGCCCAAGCGCTTGGATTGATAGTCGTACAAATTAATCCAATGTATACACCCCGTGAGCTTTTATACATTTTAAGTGACTGTCAAGTTTCTTATCTTGTGGCAGATCCGGACGCATTAAAAACTGTACGTCAAGTATGTGATTCATACAAATTCAAAAATATTTTCGTTTCGCAAATGAGAAGTGATGATTCAAGTAGCGAGTTTTTAGACTTGGATAAGCTAAAAAAACATTCGTATCATTTGGAAAAGCAAGCATCTATCTCAACTACTAATGATGTTGCAGTTATTCAGTATACAGGTGGAACTACAGGGAAAATGAAAGGTGCGATGTTGACTCACTACAATTTAATCGCCAATTTGATGCAAGGTTATAGCTTACTTAAGGAAAAAATGCTACCTGGACAGGAAGTGATCTTAACTGCTGTTCCTCTATACCACGTTTATGGGATGAATTCTATAATGAATTTAGGGGTGTATATCGGGGCAACGTTGCTATTATTCAAGAAGTTCCAGGTAGAAGATATATTGGAGCAAATTAAAGAATATCGTCCCACTTTCCTCCCGGGTGTTCCAAAAATGTACAATGCTTTTGTTAACCATCCACATGTCGAGAGGTACGGGTTGGATTGCTTTAAATTATGTTCGTGCGGATCATCACCACTACCTGTCGAGGTTATTAAACGTTTTGAGCATTTAACCGGAGCTGAAATTTTAGAAGCGTTCGGACTATCTGAAGCCTCACCGTTAACACACCGAAATCCACTTATTGGAATGAGGAAGGTCGGAAGTATTGGGATACCGGTACCTGGTACAGATAGTATTATCGTCGATGATAACAACCAAGAACTGCCATCGAAGTGCATTGGGGAATTATTAATAAAAGGGCCACAAGTAATGAAAGGTTATTGGAACAATGAGCAAGAAACAAATCGCTCTTTACAAAATGGATGGCTATATACCGGAGATTTAGCCATGATGGACGAGGACGGTTATTTTTACATTGTCGGACGAAAAAAAGAAATGATCATTGTGGGGGGCTTTAATATTTATCCTCAGGAAGTCGAGGGTGTCTTATATGAGCATCCAGATGTGAAGGAGGCAGCAGTTGTTGGTATTCCAAACCTAGTGAACGGAGAAACAGTAAAAGCGTATGTTGTTCCAAAAGATGGATGTCAAATCGATCTAGAGGAATTAAGAGGTCAATGCTATCTTAAGCTAACCCGTTACAAAGTGCCAAAGGAGTTTGAAATACGAGAATCATTACCTCGGAATACAGTCGGGAAGTTACTTAAAAGATTACTAGTTCAAGAGGAACAAGAGAAGGGAGCAAGGGAGAATGCGAATTGA
- a CDS encoding 3-hydroxyacyl-CoA dehydrogenase family protein encodes MRIDDISKLAVIGSGTMGSQIAMICALRGYSVVLYDISDENLIKAKKSLQGHMDRRVQKGRLIEEKVSDAFSKMTFSSKFEEMKDVDFVIEAIVEKLDAKRELFTKLDKVTPEHAVLATNSSTIVSSKIADATNRPDKVCNVHFFNPPLVMELVEVVCGPHTSEETTQIALELIKSIQKVPVLLKKEISGFIANRILGKLTDEAVYLLENGYADHEEIDLVCTKALNHPIGPFALMDLTGIDVNNFVRMQRYQESGNESDMPAKIVQEKVRKGELGRKTGKGFYTYD; translated from the coding sequence ATGCGAATTGATGATATCTCTAAATTAGCGGTTATCGGCTCAGGAACGATGGGATCACAAATCGCCATGATTTGCGCATTGAGGGGATATTCGGTTGTTTTGTATGATATCAGCGATGAGAACCTAATAAAGGCTAAGAAGTCACTCCAAGGCCATATGGATAGAAGAGTACAAAAAGGAAGATTAATAGAGGAGAAAGTAAGTGATGCATTTAGCAAAATGACTTTTTCATCTAAGTTTGAAGAGATGAAGGATGTAGATTTCGTAATCGAAGCAATTGTGGAAAAACTTGATGCCAAACGTGAATTATTTACAAAGTTAGATAAGGTGACTCCGGAACATGCGGTTCTGGCAACAAATAGTTCGACAATTGTAAGTTCGAAAATTGCAGATGCAACGAATCGCCCGGATAAGGTTTGCAATGTTCACTTTTTTAATCCGCCACTTGTCATGGAGCTCGTAGAAGTTGTGTGCGGTCCGCATACTTCGGAGGAGACAACTCAAATAGCGCTAGAGCTTATAAAGAGCATTCAAAAGGTACCTGTCTTGCTGAAAAAAGAAATTTCCGGTTTTATTGCAAACCGAATTTTAGGGAAGTTAACGGACGAAGCGGTGTATTTACTAGAAAATGGGTATGCCGACCATGAAGAAATTGACCTTGTTTGTACGAAAGCGTTAAACCATCCGATCGGGCCTTTTGCACTTATGGATTTGACAGGCATTGATGTCAACAATTTCGTTCGCATGCAACGTTACCAGGAAAGCGGTAATGAATCAGATATGCCGGCTAAAATTGTACAAGAAAAAGTGCGAAAAGGAGAACTTGGCCGAAAAACAGGAAAAGGGTTTTACACATACGATTAA
- a CDS encoding thiolase family protein yields MGEDIVIVSAVRTPIGRYGGNFKEISSGHLASIVIQEAIKKAGITPQQVDEVILGEVRQSTESSNVARVAALRAGIPDIAPAFTVNRLCASGMQAIASAVQQLTSNQANIMVAGGTENMSRGPIYLRNTRFGGDRVILMDSNMEAGQQPQEIYGKQLGMGITAENVAERYNISREDQDTFSIESQRRAAKAIEAGRFKDEIVSVGVMVEKKALTIGTDEHPRPETTMDKLTNLKPAFKENGTVTAGNACGRNDGASALVLMKAGEASRLGLKPLAKIVDWTAAGVSPEIMGIGPVPAVKKLLKRTEKKLEDIGLIELNEAFASQALAVIRELRLDINKVNVNGGAIALGHPVGATGARIVTTLVHEMIRRQELYGIAALCVGGGQGMAIMFETI; encoded by the coding sequence ATGGGAGAAGATATTGTTATTGTTAGTGCAGTTCGAACTCCAATTGGGCGTTACGGCGGTAATTTTAAGGAAATCAGTTCTGGTCATTTGGCGAGTATTGTAATCCAAGAAGCTATTAAAAAGGCCGGAATTACGCCTCAACAAGTTGATGAGGTTATTTTGGGCGAAGTCAGACAATCGACTGAATCATCCAATGTGGCGAGAGTTGCAGCATTAAGGGCCGGGATTCCGGATATTGCACCTGCTTTCACAGTCAACCGGTTATGTGCATCAGGGATGCAAGCCATTGCTTCGGCCGTACAGCAGCTAACCTCTAATCAAGCTAATATCATGGTTGCAGGCGGTACGGAAAATATGAGCCGAGGTCCAATCTATTTAAGAAATACACGTTTCGGTGGTGACCGAGTTATCTTAATGGACTCTAATATGGAAGCCGGGCAGCAGCCACAAGAAATATACGGAAAACAGTTAGGTATGGGAATCACAGCAGAGAATGTAGCGGAGCGCTACAATATTTCTAGGGAAGATCAGGACACTTTTTCGATAGAAAGTCAACGAAGAGCTGCAAAGGCTATAGAAGCTGGAAGGTTTAAGGATGAAATCGTATCTGTAGGGGTCATGGTTGAAAAGAAAGCGCTTACTATTGGGACGGATGAGCATCCTCGTCCTGAAACAACAATGGATAAGCTTACGAACTTAAAACCAGCGTTCAAAGAAAATGGGACTGTCACCGCAGGTAATGCCTGCGGCCGGAATGATGGAGCGTCTGCATTAGTGTTAATGAAAGCAGGCGAGGCTTCACGTTTAGGCTTGAAGCCGCTCGCCAAGATTGTAGACTGGACCGCGGCAGGAGTTTCTCCTGAAATAATGGGAATCGGACCGGTACCAGCAGTAAAAAAATTGTTAAAGCGTACGGAAAAAAAACTGGAAGATATCGGGCTTATTGAACTAAATGAAGCTTTTGCTTCTCAAGCATTAGCGGTTATTAGAGAACTTCGTCTTGATATAAACAAAGTCAATGTGAATGGAGGAGCCATTGCTCTCGGTCATCCAGTAGGAGCGACCGGTGCCCGCATCGTAACAACATTAGTACATGAAATGATCCGAAGGCAAGAATTGTATGGAATAGCGGCACTCTGCGTAGGAGGTGGTCAAGGCATGGCCATTATGTTTGAAACAATATAA
- a CDS encoding enoyl-CoA hydratase/isomerase family protein, translated as MGTFTNIEVYKKGQIAFVMINRPKQRNALNKVTLDEITGALEALKHDETVECIVFTGKGVESFAAGADITELREKTAGDALKSDGMQDVYNLIDDYEKPTIAMINGFALGGGCELAMSCDIRIASTNAKIGLPELNLSIIPSAGGTQRLARIVGKGKALEMIILGKIIDANEAFRIGLISEVTSPEDLPAKVEEVASQILAKGPLAVKLAKIAVNFGADVDLKTGLIFEKLARAVLFSTEDKIEGTTAFLEKRKPQFQGK; from the coding sequence ATGGGGACATTTACTAATATAGAGGTTTATAAAAAAGGACAGATTGCTTTTGTAATGATTAATCGTCCGAAGCAGAGGAATGCCTTAAATAAAGTAACTTTAGACGAGATAACAGGAGCTTTAGAAGCATTAAAACATGATGAAACTGTAGAGTGTATAGTGTTTACTGGAAAGGGAGTTGAATCGTTCGCAGCAGGAGCAGATATTACTGAATTACGGGAAAAGACGGCGGGTGATGCACTAAAATCTGACGGTATGCAGGATGTTTATAATTTAATAGATGATTACGAGAAGCCTACAATTGCGATGATAAACGGTTTTGCTCTTGGAGGTGGATGTGAATTAGCAATGTCATGTGACATTCGAATTGCTTCTACAAACGCAAAAATTGGTCTCCCGGAACTAAACTTATCAATTATTCCAAGTGCTGGAGGAACACAGCGATTAGCTAGAATCGTAGGTAAGGGAAAAGCGCTGGAAATGATTATATTGGGGAAAATTATTGACGCAAATGAAGCGTTTCGTATTGGACTAATATCGGAAGTGACAAGTCCTGAGGACCTTCCCGCAAAGGTAGAAGAAGTAGCTTCTCAAATCCTTGCAAAAGGCCCATTGGCTGTTAAATTGGCTAAAATTGCTGTGAATTTTGGTGCTGATGTTGACCTGAAAACAGGATTGATATTCGAAAAATTGGCTCGAGCTGTTCTCTTTTCAACAGAAGATAAAATAGAAGGAACAACTGCATTTTTGGAAAAAAGAAAGCCACAATTTCAAGGGAAATAA